One stretch of Halapricum desulfuricans DNA includes these proteins:
- a CDS encoding DUF58 domain-containing protein, translating into MSDRTTAAEADKLSGATLVSVVLGALAVAIAIGFVLDPELAPTFDPIVVLEYLMALLGVGAALALGINYLRDERGELDPPLIEYRSTVSVPGTSIDADLSGSTAEGPLGQYKRIGAVRDRLRAVLGDVLSRTGTAESDREAAVESGTWTDDSVAAGFFQSDSPFSTGDRLRMRARRRHPLVMQARHAIDSLANRLGVSEREWTDPEKPGARSEIDEGWVGRLADVERGVMGIDRWRMVTGLTLLAVGLGVLLNAGPLVLAGVVGLGPIALRYVGSTPTPRLDVERELDDPEPDPGQQVRVTVTVSNAGDGLVSDLRYLDGVPPGLTVVSGSPRHGTALRPGASATFAYLIEAERGEHAFEDPLVIARSASGSVERTERVEASGDASVRCEPKPTSDLSVPVRAKTSRDVGRVVTDVGGSGLEFHSVREYRPGDSLKRIDWNRVARGGEPATMQFREEHAATVVLLLDARSEAFVAPERDAPSAIERSLGAAAEVFRSRLDSDDRVGLGALGAEDCWLAPGSGHGHWALAQRLLTTERAFTEGGNGEFYALLAMRRLRKRLPKDAQLVLFSPLTDETAVSMARRLHAYGYPMTVVAPDATATDTPGRTVAHIERRLRLSRLRDADVRVIDWRRGEPLAISIDRAQRRWSR; encoded by the coding sequence ATGAGTGATCGCACGACGGCAGCGGAGGCCGACAAGCTGTCGGGGGCGACGCTCGTCTCGGTCGTGCTCGGTGCGCTCGCCGTCGCAATCGCGATCGGCTTCGTCCTCGACCCGGAGCTGGCACCGACGTTCGATCCGATCGTCGTCCTGGAGTACCTGATGGCGCTACTCGGCGTCGGGGCGGCATTGGCGCTCGGGATCAACTACCTCCGCGACGAGCGGGGCGAACTCGATCCGCCGCTGATCGAGTACCGATCGACGGTCAGCGTGCCGGGCACGTCGATCGACGCGGATCTCTCCGGATCGACCGCCGAAGGGCCGCTGGGTCAGTACAAGCGCATCGGTGCGGTTCGCGACCGCCTGCGCGCGGTGCTCGGGGACGTGCTATCGAGGACAGGAACGGCAGAATCGGACCGGGAAGCGGCCGTGGAGTCCGGGACGTGGACCGACGACAGCGTCGCGGCGGGCTTCTTTCAGTCCGACAGTCCGTTCTCGACCGGCGATCGGCTCCGCATGCGCGCCCGGCGACGGCATCCGCTCGTGATGCAGGCCCGCCACGCGATCGATAGCCTGGCGAATCGGCTGGGCGTCAGCGAACGCGAGTGGACCGATCCCGAGAAACCGGGTGCCCGGTCGGAGATCGACGAGGGGTGGGTCGGTCGGCTCGCAGACGTCGAACGAGGAGTCATGGGGATCGACCGCTGGCGAATGGTGACCGGGCTGACGCTACTGGCAGTCGGGCTCGGTGTCCTCCTGAACGCCGGGCCGCTCGTGCTCGCCGGCGTCGTCGGGCTCGGTCCGATCGCGCTTCGCTACGTCGGCTCGACGCCGACCCCCCGGCTCGACGTCGAGCGCGAACTCGACGACCCCGAACCGGATCCGGGCCAGCAGGTCCGTGTGACCGTCACCGTCTCGAACGCCGGCGACGGATTGGTCTCGGATCTGCGGTATCTCGACGGCGTGCCGCCGGGACTGACCGTCGTCTCGGGGTCGCCGCGCCACGGGACGGCGCTCCGTCCGGGGGCGTCGGCGACGTTCGCGTACCTGATCGAAGCCGAGCGCGGCGAACACGCCTTCGAGGACCCGCTGGTGATCGCCCGGAGCGCCAGCGGCAGCGTCGAGCGGACCGAACGCGTCGAGGCGAGCGGCGACGCGTCCGTCCGCTGTGAGCCGAAGCCGACGAGCGACCTCTCGGTCCCGGTTCGGGCGAAGACGAGCCGTGACGTCGGTCGAGTCGTCACGGACGTCGGCGGCAGCGGTCTGGAGTTTCACTCCGTCCGGGAGTACCGGCCGGGCGATTCGCTCAAGCGGATCGACTGGAACCGGGTCGCGCGCGGCGGCGAGCCGGCGACCATGCAGTTCCGCGAGGAGCACGCCGCGACGGTCGTGCTGTTGCTTGACGCCCGGAGCGAGGCGTTCGTCGCGCCCGAACGGGACGCCCCGAGCGCGATCGAGCGGAGCCTCGGAGCCGCCGCCGAGGTGTTCCGCAGCCGGCTGGACAGCGACGACCGGGTCGGGCTCGGCGCGCTCGGGGCCGAGGACTGCTGGCTCGCGCCCGGTTCGGGCCACGGACACTGGGCGCTGGCACAGCGACTGCTGACGACCGAGCGCGCCTTCACCGAGGGTGGAAACGGCGAGTTCTACGCGCTGCTCGCGATGAGACGGCTTCGAAAGCGACTCCCGAAAGACGCCCAGCTGGTGTTGTTCTCGCCGCTCACCGACGAGACGGCCGTCTCGATGGCCCGCCGGCTGCACGCCTACGGGTATCCGATGACCGTCGTCGCGCCGGACGCGACGGCGACCGACACCCCCGGTCGAACTGTCGCCCACATTGAACGGCGTCTCCGGCTGTCACGGCTCAGGGACGCCGACGTGCGGGTGATCGACTGGCGGCGCGGGGAGCCGCTCGCGATCTCGATCGACCGCGCCCAACGGCGGTGGTCGCGATGA
- a CDS encoding DUF4129 domain-containing protein, with translation MNRNQFIAVVVVALSVAGLAIAAATVSTPSSSEPGAGLGDEPGGSDSDESQRPPRPSADGGGNDDLLVLLGVVLFVASMIAALYVFVRAFTPRRAVIAILVVAVVAIASVLALSLLMDSVPQPGDDGLAGPNESDSGGGDGGRTPTEPPRDQTDVPPVVFGAFGLALLVLVGAIYRYSAGGTDLTVEGETGESGEPSSVQAVGEAAGQAADRLDSDGELENAIYRAWREMADALEVSSPRTTTPEEFAEVAVDAGMSREDVRELTRLFEDVRYGDTRPTPERERRAQDALRRIQQTYAGGGDE, from the coding sequence GTGAATCGCAATCAGTTCATCGCCGTCGTCGTGGTCGCTCTGAGTGTCGCGGGTCTCGCGATCGCGGCGGCGACAGTCTCGACGCCGTCGAGCTCCGAGCCGGGAGCAGGTCTCGGGGACGAGCCGGGAGGGTCAGACAGCGATGAGAGTCAGCGACCCCCGCGACCGTCCGCCGACGGAGGCGGGAACGACGACCTCCTCGTGTTGCTGGGAGTTGTGCTGTTCGTCGCCTCGATGATCGCGGCGCTGTACGTGTTCGTGCGCGCGTTCACCCCCCGTCGAGCCGTGATCGCTATACTCGTGGTCGCGGTCGTCGCCATCGCCAGCGTCCTCGCGCTGTCGCTGCTGATGGATTCGGTCCCGCAGCCCGGCGACGACGGACTCGCCGGACCCAACGAGTCGGACAGCGGCGGCGGCGACGGCGGCCGAACGCCGACCGAACCGCCACGAGATCAGACCGATGTCCCGCCAGTCGTGTTCGGCGCGTTCGGACTGGCGCTGCTGGTCCTCGTCGGCGCGATCTACCGCTATTCCGCCGGCGGCACCGATCTCACAGTCGAAGGCGAAACGGGCGAGTCCGGGGAACCGTCGTCGGTCCAGGCGGTCGGGGAAGCGGCCGGGCAGGCGGCCGATCGCCTCGATTCGGACGGGGAGCTCGAGAACGCGATTTACCGGGCCTGGCGGGAGATGGCCGACGCGCTCGAGGTCTCGAGCCCGCGAACGACGACCCCCGAAGAGTTCGCCGAGGTCGCAGTCGACGCCGGGATGTCCCGCGAGGACGTCCGCGAGTTGACGCGGCTGTTCGAGGATGTTCGCTACGGCGACACGCGGCCGACGCCGGAGCGCGAACGGAGAGCGCAGGACGCGCTGCGGCGCATCCAGCAGACGTACGCGGGAGGGGGCGATGAGTGA
- a CDS encoding hydrogenase maturation nickel metallochaperone HypA, translating into MGVLDRAARLARGDQQETYPYRCMSCGADLPVQHHTCPECGSYDVRATKWIDD; encoded by the coding sequence ATGGGTGTCCTCGATCGCGCGGCGCGGCTCGCCAGAGGCGACCAACAGGAGACGTACCCGTATCGGTGTATGTCCTGCGGCGCGGACCTCCCTGTCCAGCACCACACTTGCCCCGAGTGCGGGAGCTACGACGTTCGAGCGACGAAGTGGATCGACGACTGA
- a CDS encoding double zinc ribbon domain-containing protein → MSKITFRADDDLIAQLEEFDASKSEIMREALRAYLDEPTTTDRAERSERASDAGDSLDELVAERVDALVAERLEQAFTPRQPQDINVNITVDGADADTQSSHAETTPDSPERKTDAPEDGEQRNTCAQCGETLSPSDVYCPNCGEKASRRVFCECGNELRSDWAFCPDCGRRTPAADVLDNM, encoded by the coding sequence ATGAGCAAGATCACGTTCCGCGCGGACGACGACCTCATCGCCCAGCTCGAGGAGTTCGACGCCTCCAAGAGCGAAATCATGCGTGAGGCCCTGCGCGCGTATCTCGACGAGCCGACGACTACCGACCGCGCCGAGCGGTCCGAACGTGCGTCCGACGCGGGAGACAGTCTCGACGAACTCGTCGCGGAACGCGTCGACGCGCTCGTCGCAGAACGCCTCGAACAGGCGTTTACGCCCCGTCAGCCTCAGGATATCAACGTCAACATCACTGTCGACGGGGCCGACGCCGACACGCAGTCGTCACACGCGGAGACGACCCCGGACTCACCAGAGCGTAAGACAGACGCGCCCGAGGACGGCGAGCAGCGTAACACGTGCGCACAGTGCGGTGAAACCCTGTCGCCGTCTGACGTTTACTGTCCGAACTGTGGCGAGAAAGCGTCCCGTCGAGTCTTCTGTGAGTGTGGCAACGAGCTCCGATCTGACTGGGCGTTTTGCCCCGACTGCGGTCGACGAACCCCAGCTGCCGACGTTCTCGACAACATGTAA
- a CDS encoding ribbon-helix-helix domain-containing protein, translating into MERVTLRIPKQQIEEVERMVETGEYPNRSEAIRSAVREMINEEGTEKERPSEKRKRRTWAKV; encoded by the coding sequence ATGGAGCGTGTGACACTACGGATTCCGAAACAGCAGATCGAGGAAGTCGAGCGAATGGTCGAGACGGGGGAGTACCCCAACCGGAGCGAGGCGATCCGGTCGGCCGTTCGCGAGATGATCAACGAAGAGGGCACCGAGAAGGAGCGCCCCTCTGAAAAACGCAAGCGCCGGACCTGGGCGAAGGTGTAA
- the ftsZ gene encoding cell division protein FtsZ yields the protein MQDIVKEALEHEEAEQRSIDDADGGEFGDPRIVIVGCGGAGNNTVNRLYNIGVDGADTIALNTDKQHLQMIEADTKILVGKSLTNGLGAGGDPGMGERATEMAQGTIKEILGDADLVFVTAGMGGGTGTGAAPVVSKIAKEQGAIVVGMVSTPFNVERARTVKAEEGLENLRNEADSIIVLDNNRLLDYVPNLPIGKAFSVMDQIIAETVKGISETITQPSLINLDYADMTAIMNQGGVAVMLVGETQDKNKTNEVVKDAMNHPLLDVDYRGASGGLVHITGGPDLTLKEAEGIAEKITDRLEADANVIWGARIQEEYKGKVRVMAIMTGVQSAQVLGPTTQKQADKSRQAISNPDEVDFDASQNVETGSAGFGETDGGRSDLERNNGLDVIRTDD from the coding sequence ATGCAGGACATCGTCAAAGAAGCCCTCGAACACGAGGAAGCAGAACAGCGATCGATCGACGACGCGGACGGCGGCGAGTTCGGCGATCCACGGATCGTCATCGTCGGCTGTGGCGGCGCTGGCAACAACACGGTCAATCGACTGTACAACATCGGCGTCGACGGAGCCGACACCATCGCGCTGAACACCGACAAGCAGCACCTGCAGATGATCGAGGCCGACACGAAGATCCTGGTCGGCAAGTCCCTGACGAACGGGCTCGGTGCTGGCGGCGATCCCGGAATGGGCGAACGTGCAACCGAGATGGCCCAGGGAACGATCAAGGAGATCCTCGGCGACGCGGACCTCGTGTTCGTGACCGCCGGGATGGGCGGCGGCACGGGGACCGGCGCGGCTCCCGTCGTCTCGAAGATCGCCAAAGAGCAGGGCGCGATCGTCGTCGGCATGGTCTCGACGCCGTTTAACGTCGAACGTGCCCGGACAGTCAAGGCCGAGGAGGGGCTGGAGAACCTCCGCAACGAGGCCGACTCGATCATCGTCCTGGACAACAATCGACTGCTGGACTACGTCCCGAACCTCCCGATCGGCAAGGCGTTCTCGGTGATGGATCAGATCATCGCCGAGACGGTGAAGGGCATCTCCGAGACCATCACTCAGCCGTCGCTGATCAACCTGGACTACGCCGACATGACGGCGATCATGAACCAGGGCGGCGTCGCCGTAATGTTGGTCGGCGAGACCCAGGACAAGAACAAGACCAACGAGGTCGTCAAAGACGCGATGAATCACCCGCTTTTGGACGTCGACTATCGCGGCGCGAGCGGCGGGCTGGTCCACATCACCGGCGGCCCCGACCTCACGCTCAAGGAGGCGGAGGGCATCGCCGAGAAGATCACCGATCGACTGGAAGCCGACGCCAACGTCATCTGGGGCGCGCGCATCCAGGAAGAGTACAAGGGCAAGGTCCGGGTCATGGCGATCATGACCGGCGTCCAGAGCGCCCAGGTGCTCGGTCCGACGACCCAGAAGCAGGCCGACAAGTCACGGCAGGCCATCAGCAATCCCGACGAGGTCGACTTCGACGCGAGTCAGAACGTCGAGACCGGATCGGCAGGTTTCGGCGAGACTGACGGCGGCCGCAGTGACCTCGAACGAAACAACGGCCTGGACGTCATCCGAACGGACGACTAG
- the ncsA gene encoding tRNA 2-thiolation protein NcsA gives MQCDKCGAEAVMHAAYSGLHLCADHFTRSVEKRVRRRIREDGLVPDDATPEDPVTWVIGLSGGKDSVVLTRILHDTFAKDPRIELVALSIHEGIEGYRDRSLEACEELTAELGVRHETVSYAEEFGVRMDEVAEADPENMAPCAYCGVFRRDVLSRYAERFDADLMLTGHNLDDEAETALMNFLEGDIEQVAKHFDASLGPLEERTEQDHHVPRAKPLRDVPEKEVALYAQLEDLPAHITECPHAEDAFRGEIQRLMLDLEEDHPGTRHSIMAGYEELAALAATAYGEDRQEYGECERCGAPTGRDICRKCALVEALEGSA, from the coding sequence ATGCAGTGTGACAAGTGCGGCGCCGAGGCGGTGATGCACGCCGCCTACTCGGGGCTCCATCTCTGCGCGGATCATTTCACCCGGAGCGTCGAGAAGCGAGTCCGCCGGCGCATCCGCGAGGACGGTCTCGTCCCCGACGACGCCACGCCCGAGGACCCCGTGACATGGGTGATCGGCCTCTCCGGCGGGAAAGACAGCGTCGTCCTCACGCGGATCCTCCACGACACCTTCGCGAAAGACCCCCGGATCGAACTGGTCGCACTCTCGATCCACGAGGGCATCGAGGGCTACCGCGACAGGAGCCTGGAGGCCTGCGAGGAACTGACCGCCGAACTGGGCGTTCGACACGAGACCGTCAGCTACGCCGAGGAGTTCGGCGTTCGGATGGACGAGGTCGCCGAAGCCGATCCCGAGAACATGGCCCCCTGTGCGTACTGTGGGGTGTTTCGACGCGACGTCCTCTCGCGGTACGCCGAGCGGTTCGACGCCGATCTCATGCTCACCGGGCACAACCTCGACGACGAGGCCGAGACCGCGCTGATGAACTTCCTCGAGGGGGACATCGAGCAGGTCGCGAAGCACTTCGACGCCAGCCTCGGGCCGCTCGAGGAGCGGACCGAGCAGGACCACCACGTCCCGCGCGCGAAGCCGCTCCGGGACGTGCCCGAAAAGGAAGTCGCGCTGTACGCCCAGCTCGAAGACCTGCCGGCGCACATCACCGAATGTCCTCACGCCGAAGACGCCTTCCGCGGCGAGATCCAGCGACTGATGCTCGACCTCGAAGAGGACCATCCCGGGACGCGCCACTCGATCATGGCCGGCTACGAGGAACTGGCCGCGCTGGCTGCGACAGCATACGGTGAAGACCGACAGGAGTACGGCGAGTGCGAACGCTGTGGCGCGCCGACCGGCCGTGACATCTGTCGGAAGTGTGCGCTGGTCGAAGCGCTCGAAGGGTCAGCGTAG
- a CDS encoding 5-(carboxyamino)imidazole ribonucleotide synthase produces the protein MTTLPGPTLGIVGAGQLGRMLGEAAAPLGVDVIVSDPTDDAPAAPVAREQLVGGFDDPDTFYRLAERVDALTFEIELVDPEVLQEVSEETDTPVHPHPETLSLIEDKLVQKRRMESAGIAVPPFRAVEDAADVYDAAEELGYPLMLKARTGGYDGRGNVAIEGEGDVEPALEAIAGPAMVEGFVEYERELAVMGVRGDGETDTFPVTETVHREEILRETVAPARTDESVRERAEAVARDVLKEMSGRGVYGIELFEGPDGQILLNEIAPRPHNSGHWTIEGCETSQFEQHVRAVLGWPLGSTERRCPTATANVLGDVDQRRRATLYNVDRVLETERCHLHYYGKDEVYDLRKMGHLTRTAPSDADPTELLESTRAVRDELTFSTE, from the coding sequence ATGACGACGCTTCCAGGCCCGACGCTGGGGATCGTCGGTGCCGGTCAACTCGGACGGATGCTCGGGGAGGCCGCGGCGCCGCTCGGCGTCGACGTGATCGTCTCGGATCCGACCGACGACGCGCCGGCCGCGCCGGTCGCGCGCGAGCAACTCGTCGGCGGGTTCGACGATCCGGACACCTTCTACCGACTTGCCGAACGCGTAGACGCCCTGACCTTCGAGATCGAACTCGTCGACCCCGAGGTGCTCCAGGAAGTCAGCGAGGAGACCGACACGCCAGTCCATCCCCACCCGGAGACGCTGTCGCTGATCGAGGACAAACTCGTCCAGAAGCGACGGATGGAATCGGCCGGGATCGCCGTCCCGCCGTTTCGCGCCGTCGAGGACGCCGCGGACGTCTACGACGCGGCCGAGGAGTTGGGCTATCCGCTGATGCTCAAAGCCCGGACCGGCGGCTACGACGGGCGCGGCAACGTCGCTATCGAAGGCGAGGGCGACGTCGAACCCGCACTGGAAGCGATCGCCGGACCGGCGATGGTCGAGGGGTTCGTCGAGTACGAGCGCGAACTCGCGGTCATGGGCGTCAGGGGCGACGGCGAGACCGACACGTTTCCCGTCACCGAGACGGTCCACCGCGAGGAGATCCTCCGGGAGACGGTCGCGCCGGCACGGACGGACGAGAGCGTGCGCGAGCGCGCCGAGGCGGTCGCTCGCGACGTGCTCAAGGAGATGTCCGGGCGAGGCGTCTACGGGATCGAACTCTTCGAGGGCCCCGACGGCCAGATCCTGCTCAATGAGATCGCGCCGCGGCCGCACAACTCCGGCCACTGGACGATCGAAGGGTGTGAGACATCGCAGTTCGAACAGCACGTCCGGGCCGTTCTGGGCTGGCCGCTGGGTTCGACCGAGCGACGGTGTCCGACGGCGACGGCGAACGTGCTCGGCGACGTCGACCAACGCCGGCGGGCGACGCTATACAACGTCGACCGGGTGCTGGAGACCGAGCGCTGTCACCTGCATTATTACGGCAAAGACGAGGTGTATGACCTCCGGAAGATGGGCCATCTCACCCGGACCGCCCCGAGCGACGCCGATCCGACCGAACTGCTCGAATCGACGCGAGCCGTCCGCGACGAGTTGACGTTCTCGACGGAGTGA
- a CDS encoding flippase activity-associated protein Agl23, which yields MDSGRDVPDARTRLRARASSARRSLTGSARHRAGGALRDPVILAVLAITVAALVARLFWLGYRTAHWDEARVAYWILRYEETGAFVYRSIIHGPFVHHATRPLFALFGPSDFVARLPVAVVGGLFPLSALLYRKHLRGHETVLLAFLFAFNSVLLYYSRFLRSDVLVAAFMMTALGFLVRTYDTRDGRYLYPAAVFLGFGIASKENALIYLLVWIGATTLLIDTGLFRPRSSRSGLDLLRTRARAVLRYAGGLKTERVRRKRVGVFALHLFGAGAVVGLVWLYTFAPRGGAAEYYPVSTSAIGSVTLGDAIADPTRLPALIENTWNYWYSEYPTWSDKALASGEDSSLSERYLEFAPQYVQVLREYALPTLLFAAIGFLGERYGRERSRNLILFGTYAGVASVIGYPLGLDIFGPWNGAHPIVVLALPAAAGLGVLYRWGRNALSKGDTVTTVLAALVLLVVLGHVVATAAGAAYVHDTDSEENGLIQYAQPAGDMRYDLQQLDRVAAENDGIDILLFENYFVGNGESDYYHPACMGTSNWFDGLPLSWYLYAADANVTCVQNSADLGAVSGDPPPIIVTRERSVPVLSQQLDGVGGYEYTVYELRAYGTETVILFDPAAIDK from the coding sequence ATGGACTCGGGTCGGGACGTGCCGGACGCCCGAACACGCCTTCGGGCGCGAGCAAGCAGTGCGCGCCGGAGCCTGACGGGTAGTGCCCGACACCGGGCGGGCGGGGCGCTCCGGGATCCGGTGATTCTGGCAGTGCTCGCGATCACAGTCGCGGCGCTTGTCGCGCGGTTGTTCTGGCTCGGCTACCGGACGGCCCACTGGGACGAGGCCCGCGTCGCCTACTGGATCCTCCGTTACGAGGAGACCGGGGCCTTTGTCTACCGGTCGATCATCCACGGGCCGTTCGTCCACCACGCGACCCGGCCGCTGTTCGCGCTGTTCGGGCCGAGCGATTTCGTGGCTCGGCTGCCGGTCGCGGTCGTCGGCGGCCTGTTCCCGCTGTCGGCGCTGCTCTATCGGAAGCACCTGCGGGGCCACGAGACGGTCCTGCTGGCGTTCCTGTTCGCGTTCAATTCCGTGCTGCTGTACTACTCGCGGTTTCTCCGCAGCGACGTGCTGGTCGCGGCGTTCATGATGACCGCGCTGGGCTTTCTGGTGCGGACTTACGACACTCGCGACGGCCGATATCTCTATCCCGCCGCCGTCTTCCTCGGCTTCGGGATCGCCTCGAAGGAGAACGCGCTGATTTACCTGCTGGTCTGGATCGGCGCGACGACGCTGTTGATCGACACCGGCCTCTTCCGTCCGCGATCGAGTCGGTCCGGTCTGGACCTCCTGCGAACGCGAGCCCGCGCCGTCCTCCGATACGCTGGGGGGCTGAAGACAGAACGGGTCAGGCGAAAGCGCGTCGGCGTATTCGCGCTCCATCTGTTCGGGGCCGGCGCAGTCGTCGGACTCGTCTGGCTGTACACGTTCGCACCCAGAGGCGGGGCGGCCGAGTACTATCCCGTCTCGACGTCAGCGATCGGATCGGTCACGCTCGGAGACGCGATCGCCGATCCCACCCGGCTGCCGGCACTGATAGAAAACACCTGGAACTACTGGTACAGCGAGTATCCGACGTGGTCGGACAAAGCGCTCGCAAGCGGCGAGGACTCGTCGCTGTCGGAGCGCTATCTCGAGTTCGCGCCCCAGTACGTGCAGGTGCTTCGAGAGTACGCCCTGCCGACGCTGCTGTTCGCGGCGATCGGCTTTCTGGGGGAGCGCTACGGCCGGGAGCGCTCGCGGAATCTGATCCTGTTCGGTACCTACGCCGGGGTCGCCTCGGTGATCGGCTACCCGCTCGGCCTGGACATCTTCGGCCCGTGGAACGGGGCCCACCCGATCGTCGTGCTGGCACTGCCGGCGGCGGCCGGGCTCGGCGTGCTCTACCGGTGGGGTCGAAACGCGCTGTCGAAAGGCGACACGGTCACGACCGTGCTCGCCGCACTGGTACTGCTCGTCGTCCTCGGACACGTCGTCGCGACGGCGGCCGGCGCGGCCTACGTCCACGACACCGACAGCGAGGAGAACGGCCTGATCCAGTACGCACAGCCGGCCGGCGACATGCGCTACGACCTCCAGCAGCTGGACCGGGTCGCCGCCGAAAACGACGGGATCGACATCCTCCTGTTCGAGAACTACTTCGTCGGCAACGGCGAGAGCGACTACTACCACCCGGCCTGCATGGGCACCTCGAACTGGTTCGACGGGTTGCCGCTGTCGTGGTATCTCTACGCCGCCGACGCGAACGTCACGTGCGTCCAGAACTCGGCGGATCTCGGCGCGGTCAGCGGCGATCCGCCGCCGATCATCGTCACGCGCGAGCGGTCGGTGCCCGTCCTCTCCCAGCAACTCGACGGGGTCGGTGGCTACGAGTACACGGTCTACGAACTCCGGGCGTACGGCACCGAGACCGTGATCCTGTTCGATCCAGCGGCCATCGACAAGTGA